One window of the Candidatus Dependentiae bacterium genome contains the following:
- a CDS encoding phosphatidate cytidylyltransferase, protein MHISSEFIKRIATGFILGAAFWILFLYLPPIYFSYVLVIILLQIIFFEWNRLFSVSTPLFWLTLPFYPILPFALLIVMNQNPMYHDLLFILFILVSSHDTGSYIVGSLIGTHKICSISPGKTWEGFAGGCIAACIGLTLLLWEQKIPKPWWFIIIFSVIVCTLALLGDLFESWLKRRAQVKNSGDILPGHGGFLDRFDGILFAVFFFYFLRDYLVRLFE, encoded by the coding sequence ATGCACATATCATCTGAGTTTATTAAACGTATTGCCACTGGATTTATTCTGGGCGCAGCTTTTTGGATTTTATTTTTATATCTACCACCCATATATTTTTCTTATGTACTTGTCATCATTTTATTACAAATCATTTTTTTTGAATGGAATAGGTTATTCAGTGTAAGCACTCCGCTCTTTTGGCTTACACTTCCATTTTATCCCATTTTGCCATTCGCACTTTTGATTGTTATGAACCAAAATCCTATGTATCATGACCTACTTTTTATTTTATTTATTTTAGTATCAAGTCACGATACCGGTTCATATATAGTAGGTAGCTTAATTGGCACGCATAAAATATGCTCTATCAGTCCAGGTAAAACATGGGAAGGGTTTGCAGGTGGTTGCATAGCTGCATGTATAGGTTTAACACTTCTTTTATGGGAACAAAAAATACCAAAACCATGGTGGTTTATTATCATCTTTAGTGTAATAGTTTGTACCCTTGCATTACTGGGCGACTTATTTGAATCTTGGCTTAAAAGACGGGCTCAAGTCAAAAATTCGGGAGATATACTGCCGGGTCATGGTGGATTTCTAGATCGCTTTGACGGTATTTTATTTGCCGTATTTTTTTTCTATTTTTTACGAGATTATCTAGTAAGATTGTTTGAGTAA
- the hisS gene encoding histidine--tRNA ligase codes for MISRVKGTQDFLDLTLFNFIVTQAKKHLATYHFTEISTPIIEPLDLFKRSLGEYTDVVSKEMFLIDTRGESHEKICLRPEATAPTIRAFIENGIQQTPWKVYSYGPMFRYERPQKGRFRQFNQISIEAIGSNSIFQDVQLIKMLDRFFHENLRLNNYALQINFLGCFDDRKAYRLVLKEFLESPQAQAAMCETCKIRKDINAMRIFDCKSVSCQQLYKEAPFIVDHLCDTCGFEWALLQEQLQLLSVSCTYNPTLVRGLDYYNKTVFEFTSQALGAQSTFCGGGRYDQLVSQLGGKHDQPSIGAGIGIERVMLLLEPFRDTLPLPQKPKLHIVVPMAEEQIPLALLFADMLQAADLCTDIILKIDSMKDMMRKVNKLGATYALILGEQEQTDNTVTIKNMVTGAQETVKQVEAMKYLQ; via the coding sequence ATGATTTCACGAGTCAAAGGAACGCAAGACTTTTTGGATCTGACATTATTTAACTTTATTGTTACCCAAGCAAAAAAACATTTAGCTACCTATCATTTTACTGAAATTTCTACTCCTATTATTGAACCACTCGATTTATTCAAGCGTTCATTGGGTGAATACACTGATGTAGTCAGTAAGGAAATGTTTCTTATCGATACGCGTGGTGAATCGCATGAAAAAATTTGTCTCAGGCCAGAGGCAACTGCACCAACTATTCGTGCATTTATAGAAAATGGTATTCAACAGACACCGTGGAAAGTCTATTCATATGGTCCCATGTTTCGATACGAGCGTCCACAGAAGGGTAGATTTCGTCAATTTAATCAAATCAGTATTGAAGCAATAGGTTCAAATTCAATTTTCCAAGATGTGCAACTGATCAAAATGTTGGATCGTTTTTTTCATGAAAATCTCAGACTTAATAATTATGCGTTACAGATCAATTTTTTGGGTTGTTTTGATGATCGTAAAGCGTATCGCTTAGTACTCAAAGAATTTTTAGAAAGCCCGCAAGCGCAAGCAGCAATGTGTGAGACATGTAAAATACGTAAAGATATAAATGCTATGCGTATATTTGATTGCAAAAGTGTTTCTTGCCAACAATTGTATAAAGAAGCCCCATTTATAGTGGATCATTTGTGTGACACCTGTGGATTTGAATGGGCATTATTACAAGAGCAATTACAGTTGCTTTCAGTCTCATGTACCTATAACCCTACATTGGTACGTGGTCTTGATTACTATAATAAAACGGTGTTTGAATTCACCAGTCAAGCTTTAGGAGCACAAAGTACCTTCTGCGGTGGTGGCAGATATGATCAACTGGTCAGCCAATTGGGCGGCAAGCATGATCAACCTTCCATTGGAGCTGGTATTGGTATTGAACGTGTTATGCTATTGCTTGAACCTTTTAGAGACACGTTACCACTGCCTCAAAAACCCAAACTACATATAGTTGTACCAATGGCAGAAGAACAAATTCCTCTCGCATTATTATTTGCAGACATGTTGCAAGCGGCAGATTTATGCACAGACATTATCCTCAAAATTGATTCTATGAAAGATATGATGCGTAAGGTGAATAAATTGGGAGCAACTTATGCACTTATTCTTGGTGAACAAGAGCAAACCGATAATACGGTAACGATAAAAAACATGGTTACTGGTGCGCAAGAGACAGTAAAACAGGTTGAGGCAATGAAATATTTGCAGTAA
- the galE gene encoding UDP-glucose 4-epimerase GalE, which produces MKQTILVTGGAGYIGSHTALLLAQQQYNVIILDALLHNQTFNHTWATFIQGNFGDKKILNHIFTHHNIAAVMHFAANIEVSESVKNPLKFYHNNVSNTINMLEAMYMHGCNNFIFSSSCAVYGNPHYIPLTEDHPKNPISPYGRTKLMIEHVLQDCAHAYDIRFVNLRYFNAAGALAEYNLYEHHEPETHVIPLLFRATHTKKPFYVFGIDHETPDGTCVRDYLHVWDIAHAHLKALFHVQQNNPSDAFNLGTGKGISVKTMIAHVEQICKTPITVIHAEKRAGDPPTLVADPSKAHDILGWQPRYSDITFILQSAYAGYHTYRQKYHSTQPIIK; this is translated from the coding sequence ATGAAGCAAACAATTTTAGTCACTGGTGGTGCAGGATATATTGGCTCACATACCGCATTGCTGCTTGCACAACAACAATATAATGTCATTATTTTGGATGCATTACTGCATAATCAAACATTCAATCACACGTGGGCTACATTTATCCAAGGTAATTTTGGTGATAAAAAAATACTCAATCATATTTTTACCCATCATAATATTGCTGCTGTCATGCATTTTGCAGCCAACATAGAGGTAAGTGAATCAGTCAAAAACCCACTCAAGTTTTATCACAACAATGTCAGCAATACCATTAATATGCTCGAAGCAATGTACATGCATGGGTGTAATAATTTTATTTTTTCTTCTAGTTGTGCGGTCTATGGTAATCCTCATTATATACCACTTACCGAAGACCACCCTAAGAATCCAATCAGTCCATATGGCAGAACCAAGCTTATGATAGAACATGTATTGCAAGACTGTGCTCACGCCTACGATATACGTTTTGTAAATTTGCGCTATTTTAACGCAGCAGGAGCTCTGGCTGAGTATAATTTATATGAACACCATGAACCAGAAACTCATGTAATACCATTATTGTTTAGGGCTACACACACAAAAAAACCATTTTATGTTTTCGGCATAGATCATGAAACACCCGATGGTACCTGCGTACGAGATTACCTACACGTCTGGGATATCGCTCATGCTCATCTGAAAGCATTGTTTCATGTACAACAAAATAACCCTTCTGATGCATTTAATCTGGGAACCGGCAAAGGTATATCAGTTAAGACTATGATTGCCCACGTAGAACAAATTTGCAAAACACCTATTACCGTAATCCACGCAGAAAAACGTGCAGGCGACCCTCCTACGCTGGTCGCTGACCCAAGCAAAGCACATGATATCCTGGGTTGGCAACCCAGATACTCAGATATAACCTTTATTCTGCAAAGTGCCTATGCTGGATACCATACCTACAGACAGAAATACCACTCCACACAACCCATAATAAAATAG
- a CDS encoding leucine-rich repeat protein: MKKITFLCIICTIITAPLTTMEKEWDIEPVVAKQGPDIIFTTKDGQTLSIARATALNIPTLKTLMSLAEHTITSSVIDAHTMQTIIRIVKDVYNYKPLLDLDPLFFQSYDPTDIPAIVKQIVQQNIQNQTLQNYESLIQTANFLGLQWLVNYNTDAYSIADLVVLNKLPNLTNNKILALTHKNITSLAGIHIIPHDIRLNVRSINLTNNRISSIPDNIFAVLPDLTNLYLVNNQINTITTNSFAGLRALQVLSLANNKLEVIPARAFHELHNLQELTISHNQLTTIENDAFVGLDTLKKLWLYNNNIASLIPTTFAGLDSIQFIRLNNNKISIITPDIFINLRRLRKLWLNNNSIDQATKDRIRQALPNVQIIFE, encoded by the coding sequence ATGAAAAAAATAACTTTCTTATGTATAATCTGCACTATAATTACGGCTCCACTCACTACAATGGAAAAAGAATGGGACATAGAACCCGTTGTAGCCAAACAGGGACCTGATATCATTTTTACTACCAAAGATGGTCAAACACTATCTATAGCTCGTGCTACTGCACTTAATATTCCTACACTCAAAACATTAATGAGTCTTGCAGAGCATACTATTACATCTTCAGTAATTGATGCTCACACCATGCAAACGATTATACGCATAGTAAAAGATGTTTATAATTATAAACCACTACTTGACTTAGATCCGTTATTTTTTCAGTCATATGACCCAACGGATATCCCAGCTATAGTAAAACAGATAGTACAACAAAACATTCAAAACCAAACGTTACAAAACTATGAATCTCTTATTCAAACAGCAAACTTTTTAGGGCTACAGTGGTTAGTAAACTATAACACAGATGCATATAGCATTGCAGATTTAGTTGTGTTAAATAAATTACCTAACTTGACCAATAATAAAATACTTGCATTGACTCATAAAAATATAACAAGTCTTGCAGGTATACATATTATTCCTCATGACATTCGTCTGAATGTACGTTCTATAAATTTAACAAATAATCGTATTAGTTCTATACCAGATAATATTTTTGCAGTCTTGCCAGATCTAACAAATCTGTATTTAGTTAATAATCAAATTAATACCATAACCACAAATAGCTTTGCTGGATTACGTGCTCTTCAGGTTCTCTCTTTGGCAAACAACAAACTAGAAGTAATTCCTGCGCGTGCTTTTCATGAATTGCATAATTTACAAGAATTAACTATTTCTCATAATCAACTAACTACTATTGAAAATGATGCATTTGTGGGACTAGATACACTCAAAAAATTATGGCTTTATAATAATAATATTGCTTCTTTAATACCAACCACATTCGCAGGACTTGATAGTATACAATTCATACGTCTAAATAATAATAAAATATCTATAATTACACCGGATATATTTATCAACTTACGTAGGCTCCGCAAACTTTGGCTAAATAACAATTCTATTGATCAAGCAACCAAAGATCGCATACGCCAAGCATTACCCAATGTACAAATAATATTTGAATAG
- a CDS encoding leucine-rich repeat domain-containing protein: MKKLLLIGTLIILPLTGMKRLREESAQSDTITFTVNTLGALDPVDIYLNPEYYSTQMVVERDTVQKIPLLHDMLKFFPETVIDLSKISQETFQLTITIIEEIHTQAPILKLDPDFFETYTLEDIPLQVKHIVKSKIKNKDPRIIASLVNTAGFLQLEWLQDAIAKLWVEKELHEGDAQASGWNNDSINYISKYTKDDFSKFTRACSIADIVALGQLPSIVYNQPTNQQVSFNELDLSGRNIINLVGIYLIPERLKITMLNLKENIIRHVPNRAFESLSELNYLKLEDNYIDDIAPYAFHGINKLQFLNLASNAISKLSADMFADIPLLKKLYLEFNNISLPDNIFINLSNVWYLNLNNNPIRTINERAFAGLAGLMDLDLSECSLDFIDDHAFHNLPILEDLNLNNNNLTEINDQLFTNNHHLISLWLSDNKISRITPGAFTGLNLDELSLEGNRLDQATKDRIAASLPDTDIIFD, encoded by the coding sequence ATGAAAAAACTGCTTCTTATAGGTACATTAATAATTCTTCCTTTAACGGGGATGAAGCGCCTACGTGAAGAATCAGCACAATCAGACACTATTACATTTACCGTAAACACGTTGGGTGCTTTAGACCCGGTGGATATATATTTAAATCCAGAATATTATTCCACACAAATGGTCGTGGAACGAGATACCGTACAAAAAATACCTCTTCTGCACGATATGTTGAAATTTTTTCCTGAAACTGTAATAGATTTAAGTAAGATTTCTCAAGAAACATTCCAACTTACCATCACGATTATAGAAGAAATACATACACAAGCACCAATACTCAAACTTGATCCTGATTTTTTTGAAACATATACATTAGAAGATATCCCTCTACAAGTAAAACACATCGTAAAAAGTAAAATAAAAAACAAAGATCCTCGTATAATAGCATCACTTGTCAATACTGCCGGGTTTTTGCAACTTGAATGGTTACAAGATGCTATTGCAAAGCTATGGGTTGAAAAAGAGTTACACGAAGGAGATGCGCAAGCATCTGGTTGGAACAATGACAGTATTAATTATATAAGCAAATACACCAAGGATGATTTTTCAAAATTTACCCGTGCATGTAGTATTGCTGATATAGTAGCTCTTGGGCAATTACCATCTATTGTGTATAACCAACCTACGAATCAACAAGTAAGTTTTAATGAACTCGATTTATCTGGTCGAAACATAATAAATCTGGTAGGTATCTATTTAATACCAGAGCGTCTCAAGATTACCATGCTCAATCTTAAAGAAAATATTATACGGCATGTTCCAAATAGAGCTTTTGAAAGTTTATCTGAACTCAACTATCTTAAATTAGAAGATAATTATATAGATGATATAGCACCATATGCTTTCCATGGTATTAATAAATTACAATTTTTAAATCTAGCTAGTAATGCAATATCTAAATTATCTGCCGATATGTTTGCTGATATACCACTATTGAAAAAATTATATCTAGAGTTTAATAATATATCTCTTCCAGATAATATCTTTATAAATTTATCAAATGTATGGTACCTCAACCTGAATAATAATCCGATTCGTACCATTAATGAACGTGCATTTGCAGGACTTGCTGGCTTAATGGATCTAGACTTATCTGAATGCAGCCTAGACTTTATTGATGATCATGCATTCCACAATTTACCTATATTAGAAGATCTTAATCTGAATAATAACAATTTGACTGAAATTAATGATCAATTATTTACAAATAACCACCACTTAATATCACTCTGGTTATCTGATAATAAGATATCCCGCATCACACCGGGAGCATTTACAGGACTTAATCTAGACGAGCTTTCACTTGAAGGCAACCGACTTGATCAAGCAACGAAGGATCGTATTGCAGCAAGTTTGCCTGATACCGATATAATTTTCGACTAA
- a CDS encoding leucine-rich repeat domain-containing protein, producing the protein MKNILYTLTVLLTLPVYAIKKEIDGNSLITIQTADQQTILTTTSIISMLPTLADMMGSGLSNGAIHVPQSVSTMALVIHAMDKLLHVPIKDVDPTFFDHYSYKDIPAQTRNVLEEISNNVDTLQLAHFINALDYFAVDESILSAAGALWVMRVKPWYNIFAPSAAITASNYNITDTIIQKYIEPYEETGTQKKYSIADLIALKEFPELIKSDSNKIILDLNKRSIISLVGMYLIPFSTRRLVEIIDLAHNYLTSLSKNDFDGFIELKKLVLIDNNITYIEPGTFSTIAQLNKLELSGNKLSSIAENTFGSLPNLFYINLGANQLATIANNTFAQLPQLHTLFLYSNKLKHLSRNAFANQGLQLRKLNLEDNNLSDTNKERLRRAFPTTTLDF; encoded by the coding sequence ATGAAAAATATACTATATACATTAACCGTACTGCTTACCTTACCGGTATACGCAATAAAAAAAGAGATAGATGGTAATAGCCTTATCACTATTCAAACCGCTGACCAACAAACAATACTTACCACAACTTCTATTATAAGTATGCTACCCACACTTGCCGATATGATGGGTTCAGGGCTTTCTAATGGTGCAATACATGTACCCCAAAGCGTATCCACTATGGCGCTTGTTATACATGCTATGGACAAATTACTTCATGTGCCTATCAAAGATGTAGATCCAACATTTTTTGATCATTATTCATACAAAGATATTCCTGCACAAACAAGAAACGTTTTAGAAGAAATAAGCAATAATGTAGATACTTTGCAATTGGCTCATTTTATAAACGCACTTGATTACTTTGCTGTGGATGAAAGCATCTTATCTGCTGCAGGAGCTTTATGGGTTATGCGCGTAAAGCCATGGTACAATATATTTGCCCCATCTGCAGCAATAACTGCAAGTAATTATAATATTACAGATACCATAATACAAAAATATATAGAACCATATGAAGAAACCGGTACACAAAAAAAATATAGTATCGCTGATTTGATTGCATTAAAAGAGTTCCCTGAACTTATAAAATCAGATAGTAATAAAATCATACTTGATCTCAATAAGCGATCCATAATAAGTCTGGTTGGTATGTATTTAATTCCGTTTTCAACACGTCGTCTTGTAGAAATAATTGATCTAGCTCATAACTATCTGACTTCATTATCAAAAAATGATTTTGATGGTTTTATAGAACTTAAAAAACTAGTACTCATTGATAATAATATTACCTATATAGAACCGGGTACTTTTAGTACTATTGCGCAATTGAACAAATTAGAATTAAGCGGTAACAAACTATCGAGTATCGCAGAAAACACCTTTGGTTCATTGCCCAACCTTTTTTATATCAATCTTGGGGCTAATCAGTTGGCAACCATAGCCAACAATACATTTGCTCAGTTACCTCAATTGCATACATTGTTTTTATATAGCAATAAATTGAAACATCTGTCTAGAAATGCATTTGCCAATCAAGGCCTTCAACTAAGAAAACTTAACCTAGAGGATAATAACTTAAGTGATACAAATAAAGAACGCTTAAGAAGAGCATTTCCAACTACAACCCTTGATTTCTAA
- the secA gene encoding preprotein translocase subunit SecA, protein MITGILAKILGTDNERKIQKLRPIVNQINALEPSISKLTDEQLGEKTNEFRKQLSQGKTLDDILPEAFACVREAAKRTLGQRHFDVQLMGGIVLHQGKIAEMKTGEGKTLTATLALYLNALEGKGAHLVTVNDYLARRDAEWMRPVYTMLGLTVGCLQNNMDDAERKEAYANDILYATNNELGFDYLRDNMKFRLEDYVQRDLNYAIVDEVDSILIDEARTPLIISGSAEASSKLYIDANRVAASLKKGVDYEVDEKARTALLTESGVDKIEQAFHIDNLYAIEHMNLLHHMNQAVRAHALFRRDVEYVVRDNQVLIVDEFTGRILSGRRYSDGLHQALEAKEGVPIERESQTLASITLQNYFRLYKKLAGMTGTAATEAEEFYNIYGLDVVVIPTNVPLARADKPHLIFLTKNSKYKAIAQDIKERYAKKQPVLVGTASIETSELLSNVLHAQGLPHDVLNAKQHQREAEIIEHAGEPGRITIATNMAGRGTDIKLTPESKETGGLYILGTELHESRRIDNQLRGRAGRQGDKGESRFYISLEDDLIRIFAGDNLKKNMERFGMKEDEVIESPIVSRTIDRAQEKVEKHNFEIRKHLLEYDDVLNQQRMVIYRYRRDILEGEHRTYELVRDFITKVIQDLVFAHCSKRTVTHEQANLIMHEISQLFGLTPEMLHDAKINTTTVASLESDLTQFILSRYELLRNQVHAEAFQQAEKWLLLETIDQAWKQHMLNLDHLKEGIGLRGWGQKNPLIEYKREAFDMFREMLSDIYKDVVRHIFRLKVDQFDERELEEKREKELDELRMISSETGPAEPAQRAEDKIGRNDPCPCGSGKKYKKCCGVGK, encoded by the coding sequence ATGATAACAGGCATTTTGGCAAAAATTTTAGGGACTGACAATGAGCGTAAGATACAAAAATTGCGTCCTATTGTTAACCAAATTAATGCCCTTGAGCCAAGCATAAGCAAGTTAACCGATGAACAGCTTGGTGAAAAAACAAATGAATTTCGTAAACAACTTTCTCAGGGGAAAACGCTCGATGATATATTGCCAGAGGCTTTTGCCTGTGTGCGAGAAGCAGCCAAGCGTACCTTGGGGCAACGTCACTTTGATGTACAATTGATGGGTGGTATTGTTCTTCATCAAGGTAAAATAGCAGAAATGAAAACCGGTGAAGGTAAAACGTTAACTGCAACGCTTGCCCTTTATCTAAATGCATTGGAAGGAAAAGGTGCACATCTGGTTACGGTGAATGATTATTTAGCTCGTCGGGATGCTGAATGGATGAGACCTGTTTATACTATGCTTGGTCTTACGGTAGGTTGCTTGCAAAATAATATGGATGATGCAGAGCGTAAAGAAGCCTATGCCAACGATATTTTATATGCAACAAACAATGAGCTTGGTTTTGATTATCTACGCGATAATATGAAATTCAGACTTGAAGATTATGTGCAACGTGATCTTAACTATGCAATTGTTGACGAGGTTGATTCTATTTTGATTGATGAAGCCCGTACACCATTGATTATTTCCGGTTCTGCTGAAGCAAGTAGTAAGTTATATATTGATGCAAATCGTGTAGCTGCAAGCCTTAAAAAAGGCGTTGATTATGAAGTTGATGAAAAAGCACGTACCGCATTACTAACTGAATCAGGCGTTGATAAAATTGAGCAAGCATTTCATATAGATAACTTGTATGCCATTGAACATATGAATTTGTTGCACCATATGAACCAAGCCGTTCGTGCACATGCTTTATTCCGTCGTGATGTTGAGTATGTAGTCAGAGATAATCAAGTACTCATAGTTGATGAATTTACGGGACGTATTTTGTCCGGGCGTCGCTATTCAGATGGATTGCACCAGGCTCTTGAAGCAAAAGAGGGTGTGCCTATCGAACGTGAAAGCCAAACTCTTGCATCTATTACCTTACAAAATTATTTTAGACTTTATAAAAAACTTGCTGGTATGACAGGGACTGCTGCTACTGAAGCAGAAGAATTTTATAATATTTATGGTTTGGATGTCGTAGTAATTCCAACCAATGTACCGCTAGCGCGTGCTGACAAACCACACTTGATATTTTTGACTAAAAATTCAAAATACAAAGCAATTGCTCAGGATATTAAAGAGCGTTATGCAAAAAAACAACCGGTATTAGTGGGTACTGCATCTATTGAAACCTCTGAACTTTTGAGTAATGTATTGCATGCGCAAGGTTTACCACATGATGTACTGAACGCAAAGCAGCACCAACGTGAAGCAGAGATTATTGAGCATGCAGGTGAGCCGGGTCGTATTACCATTGCAACTAATATGGCTGGTCGTGGTACGGATATTAAGCTTACGCCGGAATCAAAAGAAACGGGCGGTCTTTATATTCTTGGTACTGAATTGCATGAAAGCAGACGTATTGATAATCAATTGCGTGGCCGTGCTGGACGCCAAGGTGACAAAGGTGAATCACGTTTCTATATATCATTAGAAGATGATCTAATTCGTATTTTTGCGGGTGATAACCTCAAGAAAAATATGGAACGTTTTGGGATGAAAGAAGATGAAGTTATTGAGTCGCCCATTGTATCAAGAACCATTGATCGTGCTCAAGAAAAAGTAGAAAAGCATAATTTTGAAATCCGTAAACATTTGCTTGAATACGATGATGTACTTAACCAGCAACGTATGGTTATTTATCGTTATCGTCGTGACATTTTAGAAGGCGAGCATCGTACCTATGAGCTAGTGCGTGATTTTATTACTAAAGTAATTCAAGATTTGGTTTTTGCACATTGTTCAAAACGTACCGTGACTCATGAACAAGCAAACCTTATTATGCATGAAATATCTCAGTTGTTTGGCCTTACGCCAGAAATGTTACATGATGCCAAGATTAATACTACTACCGTAGCAAGTTTGGAGTCTGATTTAACACAATTTATTCTTTCTCGCTATGAGTTATTACGTAATCAAGTACATGCTGAAGCATTTCAACAAGCAGAAAAATGGCTCCTACTTGAAACTATTGACCAAGCATGGAAGCAACATATGCTCAATTTGGATCACTTGAAAGAAGGTATAGGTCTGCGCGGATGGGGTCAAAAAAATCCACTTATTGAATATAAGAGAGAAGCATTTGATATGTTCAGAGAAATGCTTTCTGATATATACAAAGATGTAGTGCGTCATATTTTCCGTTTAAAAGTTGACCAGTTTGATGAACGAGAACTAGAAGAAAAACGTGAAAAAGAGCTTGATGAATTGCGTATGATTTCAAGTGAAACAGGCCCAGCAGAACCCGCGCAACGAGCAGAGGACAAAATTGGCCGTAATGATCCATGTCCATGCGGATCAGGCAAAAAGTATAAAAAGTGTTGCGGTGTTGGCAAATAA
- the pgeF gene encoding peptidoglycan editing factor PgeF has product MLIHKAPLFHIYFGNKQDNLNPQEYLNFSAGYDLFSHSSFAKVKKILQLKQLIFLHQVHSAYGEQVTVPKIKQLQPFVHQGDFLITNVRHVGIGVVTADCLPIVLFDTRHYAVGIAHAGWKGSVQSIAVNMTKSMQETYGTNLDELQIFFGPSAQVCCYQVGHDFVEHLESFAYGEHVLQRRENGLYFDLPQFNRLQLEAMGIKKESIHMSYALCTICDKNFCSSRRKDAVRQMTVVSLK; this is encoded by the coding sequence ATGTTAATTCATAAAGCGCCGCTGTTCCACATTTATTTTGGTAATAAGCAGGATAATCTTAATCCTCAGGAATATCTTAATTTTTCGGCAGGTTATGATCTTTTTTCGCATAGCTCATTTGCTAAAGTCAAAAAAATATTACAACTCAAACAACTTATTTTTCTTCATCAGGTTCATAGCGCATATGGTGAGCAGGTTACTGTTCCCAAGATCAAACAGCTACAGCCTTTTGTGCACCAGGGCGATTTTTTAATTACTAATGTACGTCACGTGGGTATTGGGGTAGTAACAGCTGATTGTTTGCCGATTGTTCTGTTTGATACACGGCATTATGCAGTTGGTATTGCGCATGCCGGCTGGAAAGGGTCAGTACAATCAATTGCCGTAAATATGACCAAATCCATGCAAGAAACATACGGTACCAATTTGGATGAGTTGCAAATATTTTTTGGGCCATCTGCTCAAGTATGTTGTTATCAAGTAGGGCATGACTTTGTAGAGCATCTTGAGTCATTTGCTTATGGGGAACATGTTTTGCAACGACGAGAAAATGGCTTATATTTTGATTTACCTCAATTTAATAGGCTGCAACTTGAGGCAATGGGCATAAAGAAAGAAAGCATACATATGTCGTATGCACTTTGTACTATTTGTGATAAAAATTTTTGTTCTTCGCGTAGAAAAGATGCTGTACGACAGATGACAGTAGTTAGTCTTAAGTAA